One part of the Eucalyptus grandis isolate ANBG69807.140 chromosome 10, ASM1654582v1, whole genome shotgun sequence genome encodes these proteins:
- the LOC104422496 gene encoding metallothionein-like protein type 2 → MSCCGGNCGCGSGCKCGKGCGGCGMYPDVAENSRETIVSGVVPVKMYHEVSEMSSSGAENGGCKCGSNCSCDPCKC, encoded by the exons ATGTCTTGCTGTGGCGGGAACTGCGGATGTGGCTCGGGATGCAAATGCGGCAAGGGCTGCGGCGG ATGCGGTATGTATCCTGATGTGGCCGAGAACAGCCGTGAGACCATCGTCAGCGGCGTTGTCCCCGTAAAGAT GTACCATGAAGTGTCCGAGATGAGCTCTTCCGGAGCAGAGAACGGTGGCTGCAAGTGCGGAAGCAACTGCTCATGTGATCCCTGCAAGTGCTAA
- the LOC104422497 gene encoding histone H3.2, which yields MARTKQTARKSTGGKAPRKQLATKAARKSAPATGGVKKPHRFRPGTVALREIRKYQKSTELLIRKLPFQRLVREIAQDFKTDLRFQSSAVAALQEAAEAYLVGLFEDTNLCAIHAKRVTIMPKDIQLARRIRGERA from the coding sequence ATGGCTCGCACGAAGCAGACGGCCCGGAAGTCCACCGGCGGGAAGGCCCCGAGGAAGCAGCTGGCGACGAAGGCCGCCCGGAAGTCGGccccggcgaccggcggcgtgAAGAAGCCGCACAGGTTCAGGCCCGGGACGGTGGCGCTGCGGGAGATCAGGAAGTACCAGAAGAGCACGGAGCTGCTGATCAGGAAGCTCCCGTTCCAGCGGCTGGTCCGGGAGATCGCCCAGGACTTCAAGACCGACCTCCGGTTCCAGAGCAGCGCCGTCGCGGCCCTCcaggaggcggcggaggcgtaCCTGGTCGGCCTCTTCGAGGACACGAACCTCTGCGCCATCCACGCGAAGAGGGTCACCATCATGCCCAAGGACATCCAGCTCGCTAGGAGGATCAGGGGCGAGAGGGCTTAG
- the LOC104422498 gene encoding uncharacterized protein LOC104422498 produces MEGDVQWRDHGIQLQNSHQGRWWGLLHILDYHYRRHVRNVRKALHGKEHQGRKHRIRKPCCATPKTISFSWETGQGQDEAEHLLERPSIEASSLDDVPVSSTREVLAKDAPEQKIHQDWILNFLLRRNHRTDSILDELKAEWTDPLIILHDGADPPIPTLQDLYSLRTGEEVGAGKRAHLSDRGGEVKQKMMDHGQGAKNLQRHDKDKTETVRINVNKDSLPNVAQQQDSHAGIVKQYHGQQTSFRKASFTKSRSFPVADASGARSHRPSTLEHKQSEMWSFPKGEKPTTITPGLSLTSSNSLQNHDIQSVQSGAMKREDRASSSGKSHLNNVHRWNQTVTNQIKRIKRRIRRAFKEERKEKAPADAVLDRISHGSSSPADTKEISENSQYQDGENWTTVSKPNHMERTSSIHESLDRYSQLFENAYGREPNLHHSKSLKLTDEDRNSSVGHSRKSFRRRLSLPDPESLSFLLGVVSLDAICSDMRVMKDGDLRGITECDSGSRLNSSAIPSNPDGSAPLQDSSEVRFLEDIQEKEEDEEEDGDGDDAETSTELRSSAVVAFDQKTVEYSDNVVESAREDNSALHEREMSITWEAVGQVGELSSVCCPKPFPKDDKATAGEFLPSNGCIHLEEPGSHANLPSSSVLEASMVSCEALNDTETGMKNNIVDHFLKPLHLDKRDEADFNYVSHLLNLSGVFESEQFERWQTTDQPLNPKLLDDLEDCAAGHELGCSDEVAGTYSNHQLLFDLVNEALLEIFEPSLAFFPKAFSFATNGRPIPKGQHMLEEVWKRVNWHRIGPEQDQTFDEVMARDLARGDGWLNLQWEGECVALELEDWILDDLLDEVLESEQVGR; encoded by the exons ATGGAAGGGGACGTCCAGTGGAGAGATCATGGCATCCAACTGCAGAACAGTCATCAGGGTCGCTGGTGGGGGTTACTTCACATCCTCGACTATCATTACAGGCGTCACGTCAGGAATGTCAGGAAAGCGCTTCACGGAAAAGAgcatcaaggaagaaaacacCGCATTCGTAAGCCAT GTTGCGCTACACCAAAAACAATTTCCTTCAGCTGGGAGACTGGTCAAGGGCAAGATGAAGCAGAGCATCTACTG GAACGGCCTAGCATAGAAGCTAGTTCTCTCGACGATGTTCCTGTGAGTAGCACCAGAGAAGTACTTGCAAAAGATGCGCCTGAGCAAAAGATCCATCAAGATTGgattttgaactttcttttaCGTCGAAATCACCGCACCGATTCCATCCTTGATGAATTAAAAGCCGAATGGACAGATCCTCTTATAATCCTTCATGACGGAGCCGACCCTCCAATCCCCACATTGCAGGACCTTTATTCACTAAGGACAGGGGAGGAGGTTGGTGCTGGAAAAAGAGCCCACCTCTCCGATAGAGGTGGAGAAGTGAAGCAAAAGATGATGGACCATGGGCAGGGTGCGAAAAATTTGCAGCGACACGACAAAGATAAGACCGAGACAGTGAGAATCAACGTAAACAAGGATTCCCTACCCAATGTCGCCCAACAGCAAGATTCACATGCGGGTATTGTGAAACAATACCATGGCCAGCAGACATCCTTTAGAAAAGCAAGCTTCACAAAGTCTCGATCATTTCCCGTGGCCGATGCATCAGGCGCTAGATCTCATAGGCCAAGCACTCTTGAGCACAAGCAAAGTGAAATGTGGTCTTTCCCAAAGGGTGAAAAGCCAACAACAATCACTCCGGGGCTAAGCCTCACCTCATCCAACTCGCTACAAAATCACGACATACAATCAGTGCAGAGCGGTGCCATGAAGCGGGAAGATAGGGCTTCTTCCTCGGGCAAATCCCACCTGAATAACGTGCACAGATGGAATCAGACGGTCACGAATCAGATAAAACGCATCAAGCGTAGAATAAGGCGTGcatttaaagaagaaagaaaagaaaaggcgcCAGCTGATGCTGTCCTTGACAGAATTTCTCATGGATCTAGTTCTCCTGCCGACACGAAAGAGATTTCTGAAAATTCCCAGTACCAGGATGGCGAAAACTGGACCACCGTGAGTAAGCCAAACCACATGGAAAGAACTTCCTCTATACATGAGTCGCTGGATAGATATTCTCAGTTATTCGAGAACGCTTATGGGAGGGAGCCTAACCTGCATCATTCCAAGAGCCTAAAATTGACAGACGAAGACAGGAATTCCTCGGTTGGGCATTCGCGTAAATCTTTCAGAAGGAGACTCTCCCTTCCGGATCCTGAAAGCCTATCTTTCCTCCTTGGTGTGGTTTCTTTAGATGCTATTTGTTCAGACATGCGAGTGATGAAGGATGGTGATCTCCGTGGGATTACTGAGTGTGATTCGGGCAGCAGATTAAATTCTTCAGCTATTCCTTCAAATCCTGATGGAAGTGCTCCACTACAAGATAGTTCGGAGGTCAGGTTCCTTGAAGatattcaagaaaaagaagaagatgaagaagaagacggtgatggtgatgatgcaGAGACTAGTACTGAATTGCGCTCCAGTGCAGTTGTAGCTTTTGATCAGAAGACTGTTGAATATAGTGACAATGTTGTTGAATCGGCAAGGGAGGATAACAGTGCCCTGCATGAACGGGAGATGTCTATCACATGGGAAGCCGTCGGTCAAGTAGGTGAACTAAGTTCAGTTTGTTGTCCCAAACCCTTTCCAAAGGACGACAAAGCTACGGCGGGGGAGTTTTTGCCCTCAAATG GTTGCATTCATCTGGAGGAGCCGGGTTCTCATGCAAACCTGCCCAGCAGCTCTGTCCTGGAAGCTTCGATGGTATCTTGCGAAGCTTTAAATGATACGGAGACTGGGATGAAAAACAACATTGTAGACCATTTCTTAAAGCCTTTGCACTTGGATAAAAGGGATGAGGCAGACTTTAACTACGTAAGTCACTTGCTCAACCTATCTGGTGTCTTTGAAAGTGAGCAATTCGAACGGTGGCAAACCACAGACCAACCGCTGAACCCCAAGTTATTAGATGATTTGGAGGATTGCGCAGCGGGCCACGAGCTAGGATGCTCGGATGAGGTTGCTGGTACGTACAGCAACCACCAGCTTCTGTTTGATCTAGTCAATGAAGCACTGCTCGAGATCTTCGAGCCATCATTGGCTTTCTTCCCCAAAGCCTTCTCCTTTGCTACCAATGGCAGACCGATCCCGAAGGGTCAGCACATGCTCGAGGAGGTCTGGAAAAGAGTGAACTGGCATCGCATCGGGCCGGAGCAGGACCAGACATTCGATGAAGTGATGGCTCGGGATCTGGCGAGGGGAGATGGTTGGTTGAACCTCCAGTGGGAAGGGGAGTGTGTGGCGCTCGAATTGGAGGATTGGATCCTTGACGATCTCTTAGACGAAGTCCTTGAGAGTGAGCAAGTTGGCAGGTAG
- the LOC108955470 gene encoding cyclin-dependent protein kinase inhibitor SMR10 — protein SYLHTEERSRRHGRPRQLLVQEDLAGISEVGAQERSERVVEFPSPGELSSVEEDDDGFKTPTPTTTSSGREAEVPAAAQCPPAPRKPRAVRSAKRKDRSAGVALLDLTDEIDSLFPPAIRRHLYSKIKKVKLESNATALC, from the coding sequence AGTTATCTTCATACCGAAGAGAGATCTCGACGCCATGGAAGACCTCGACAGCTTCTCGTCCAGGAAGACCTCGCCGGAATTTCAGAAGTTGGTGCCCAAGAACGGAGTGAGCGGGTTGTAGAATTTCCATCTCCAGGAGAACTCAGCAGCGTCGAAGAAGACGATGATGGTTTCAAGACCCCGACCCCGACAACAACTTCGTCAGGCCGGGAAGCAGAAGTCCCGGCGGCAGCTCAGTGCCCGCCGGCGCCGAGGAAGCCCCGAGCGGTCCGGTCAGCGAAGAGGAAAGACCGCAGTGCAGGAGTTGCCTTGCTTGACCTGACGGACGAGATCGATTCCCTGTTCCCGCCGGCGATCCGGAGACACTTATACAGTAAGATCAAGAAAGTGAAGTTGGAAAGCAACGCGACGGCATTGTGttga
- the LOC104422499 gene encoding uncharacterized protein At3g17950, with amino-acid sequence MAQQREGWPLGLQPVNVRVGLGRNGRENSTGSISFNTLLTGSPTSSTDSSSDLDTESTGSFFHDRSITLGSLIGASTMLELSRRSTRIRKPEAVKNKKSSRPRIWFFSLCSGVSTDVENMDNAATAAAQSLGHFLAVERKAADECRRTGGQSPIMYGPDEIVIAQRESGASNSLFVDGRVAPPRPASPGAEEGDGYGVSLILCCACGNGSR; translated from the exons ATGGCTCAGCAG AGAGAGGGATGGCCCCTGGGGTTGCAGCCGGTGAACGTGAGGGTCGGGTTGGGGAGGAACGGCAGGGAGAACTCGACCGGTTCCATATCTTTCAACACTCTGCTCACCGGCTCTCCCACTTCTTCCACAGACTCTTCATCAGATTTAGACACCGAG TCCACGGGATCGTTCTTCCACGATAGGAGCATCACCCTCGGGAGCCTGATAGGCGCTTCGACCATGTTGGAGCTCTCTCGGAGATCGACGAGGATCCGAAAACCAGAGGCcgtcaagaacaagaaaagctCCAGGCCCAGAATCTGGTTCTTCTCCCTCTGCTCGGGGGTGAGTACCGACGTGGAGAACATGGACaatgccgccaccgccgccgctcaGTCGCTCGGCCATTTCCTCGCGGTGGAGAGGAAAGCCGCCGACGAATGCAGGAGGACCGGCGGCCAGAGCCCGATCATGTACGGGCCCGACGAGATCGTCATAGCGCAGCGCGAGAGCGGGGCGTCGAACTCGCTGTTCGTCGACGGCCGCGTCGCCCCGCCTAGACCGGCAAGCCCGGGAGCGGAGGAGGGCGATGGGTATGGAGTGTCCCTGATTCTTTGCTGTGCGTGCGGGAACGGCTCTCGCTGA